A section of the Leptospira kobayashii genome encodes:
- a CDS encoding DUF368 domain-containing protein, with translation MPLTRKEILFCILNGFLIGIANLIPGVSGGTFALILGLYDRLIGAITSLNLTTIKVSIGLLTEFFNKESRAKFAEEMKRIDFWFLTFLGFGLLLSVVSGAKLIQFLLQNHPAPTLALFIGLIIPSLSVPYKLMEKHSIGIWLWLVPGIALTVVPSFFMGETAGSENPIIAFITGAIAISAMILPGISGSYIMLVLGEYQIVIGKLSNILAVDSIVFLSAFALGCLLGLLLFTHFVKWLFKKYKSHTMTFLLGLILGSFFILWPFKDYSVGQTIVGRSGEVKRDIQIATAENILPSSFEEIIIPLVALIIGVALGFGLNQLEKLKEEKN, from the coding sequence AATACTCTTCTGCATCCTGAATGGATTTTTAATTGGAATCGCAAACCTGATTCCGGGAGTTTCCGGCGGAACATTCGCACTTATACTCGGACTTTACGACAGACTCATCGGTGCGATCACATCCCTAAATCTAACTACGATTAAAGTAAGCATCGGTTTATTGACCGAATTTTTCAACAAGGAAAGCAGAGCAAAATTTGCGGAAGAAATGAAACGAATCGACTTCTGGTTTCTAACTTTTCTCGGGTTCGGGCTCCTTCTGTCCGTGGTCTCGGGAGCAAAGCTGATTCAGTTCTTACTTCAAAATCATCCTGCACCCACCTTAGCATTGTTTATCGGCCTCATCATTCCTTCTCTTTCCGTTCCTTATAAATTGATGGAAAAACACAGTATCGGTATTTGGCTTTGGCTTGTTCCGGGGATCGCACTCACGGTTGTCCCAAGTTTTTTTATGGGTGAGACTGCAGGTTCCGAAAATCCTATCATTGCATTTATTACCGGAGCTATTGCCATTTCAGCAATGATTCTTCCCGGAATTTCAGGATCTTATATCATGTTGGTCCTCGGAGAATACCAAATCGTAATCGGAAAACTTTCCAATATACTTGCAGTGGACTCGATCGTTTTTCTATCCGCTTTCGCACTCGGGTGCCTACTCGGATTATTATTATTCACTCATTTTGTGAAATGGTTATTCAAAAAATACAAATCACATACGATGACTTTTCTTTTGGGCCTCATCCTAGGTTCCTTTTTTATCCTTTGGCCTTTCAAAGATTACTCGGTAGGACAAACCATCGTAGGCAGATCGGGAGAAGTAAAACGGGACATCCAAATTGCAACCGCAGAAAACATACTACCTTCTTCTTTCGAAGAGATCATCATTCCGCTTGTCGCTCTTATCATCGGTGTGGCACTTGGGTTCGGATTGAACCAATTGGAAAAATTGAAAGAAGAAAAGAATTAA
- a CDS encoding sodium:proton antiporter — translation MFRKLLTLFVFLACIGLFSVSLSADDTAPTPAQPTVQEDTGHSSHAAEAHSELPYWSVIPFIAILLAIAILPVASHKTEHWWENNNNKLIVAGVLGAISVIVLLSFGQGHAIYHTLIFDYVPFIILLASLFYISGGIVIKGDIHASPLNNSIFLFIGACLASFIGTTGASMLLIRPLLKTNSERKHVVHTVVFFIFLVSNIGGSLTPLGDPPLFLGYLKGVPFTWTFGLLPEMVFAVVILLVVYFIWDTIAYKKESKADLKKDDKNAVPFDLDGQVNFVWLLGVVLSVAFLNSNYIPAIAENPYLGFIREAVLLGLIAISKFTSKPEFRKANNFTLGPIQEVAYLFVGIFITMIPALILLEANGKSLGITERWQFFWATGAFSSVLDNAPTYLTFGSLASGLLTPTGATPLTLGQFIGNPAAEEILKAISVGAVFMGANTYIGNAPNFMVKSVAEENKVKMPSFGGYVLYSFGILIPLFILITFIFFV, via the coding sequence ATGTTTCGAAAGCTTCTCACATTATTTGTATTTCTTGCCTGCATTGGGCTCTTCTCTGTCTCTTTATCGGCAGATGATACTGCTCCAACACCTGCGCAACCGACTGTTCAGGAAGATACGGGCCATTCCTCCCATGCGGCAGAAGCGCATAGTGAATTGCCGTATTGGTCGGTAATTCCGTTTATTGCGATCCTATTGGCGATTGCGATTTTACCCGTTGCTTCTCACAAAACAGAGCATTGGTGGGAGAATAACAACAATAAGTTGATCGTTGCCGGTGTTCTCGGTGCTATTTCCGTGATTGTTCTTTTGAGTTTCGGTCAAGGTCATGCCATCTACCATACTCTTATATTCGACTACGTTCCGTTTATCATTCTGCTAGCCTCCTTGTTTTATATCTCCGGGGGAATCGTAATCAAAGGGGATATCCATGCATCTCCTCTCAACAACTCTATCTTTTTGTTTATCGGAGCTTGCCTTGCTTCCTTTATCGGAACAACAGGAGCTTCCATGCTTCTCATTCGTCCTCTTTTGAAAACAAACAGTGAAAGAAAACATGTAGTTCATACGGTTGTGTTTTTCATCTTCCTTGTTTCCAATATAGGCGGTTCCCTCACTCCACTGGGAGATCCTCCTCTTTTCCTAGGTTATTTGAAAGGAGTTCCTTTCACTTGGACTTTCGGATTGTTGCCTGAGATGGTTTTTGCGGTAGTGATTTTACTTGTTGTGTATTTTATTTGGGATACGATCGCTTACAAAAAAGAATCGAAAGCGGATCTTAAAAAAGACGATAAGAATGCGGTTCCTTTCGATCTCGACGGTCAAGTAAACTTTGTTTGGTTACTCGGTGTTGTACTATCGGTAGCATTTCTCAATAGCAATTATATTCCTGCCATCGCTGAAAATCCTTATCTCGGATTCATTCGTGAAGCAGTATTACTCGGGTTAATCGCTATTTCCAAATTCACATCCAAACCGGAATTCAGAAAGGCAAACAACTTCACTCTCGGTCCTATTCAAGAAGTAGCTTATCTATTCGTTGGAATTTTTATCACAATGATTCCTGCTTTGATTTTACTGGAAGCAAACGGTAAATCACTCGGGATCACGGAAAGATGGCAATTTTTCTGGGCGACAGGAGCTTTCTCTTCCGTTCTGGACAATGCTCCCACCTATTTGACTTTCGGTTCCTTGGCTTCGGGACTACTCACTCCTACAGGTGCTACTCCGCTGACTCTGGGACAGTTCATTGGAAATCCTGCTGCCGAAGAAATTTTGAAAGCGATATCGGTAGGTGCCGTGTTTATGGGTGCGAATACTTATATAGGTAACGCGCCGAATTTCATGGTGAAGTCGGTAGCTGAAGAAAATAAAGTGAAGATGCCGTCTTTCGGTGGTTATGTGCTTTATTCTTTCGGAATTTTGATTCCTTTGTTCATATTGATTACTTTTATCTTTTTCGTTTAG
- a CDS encoding MBL fold metallo-hydrolase, with amino-acid sequence MTKPHHTKSGFRNLNPDFEDHGLTDVLKWVSGRWSGEHSLEPEDYPPFPVVSNDGKVLRENDSKLSVTWIGHATTLVQIDGVNILTDPIWSDRCSPVSFAGPKRYTPPGLRLEDLPRIDVVILSHNHYDHTDLSSLKLLEEKHHPKFLAGLGNKPLLKGIGLSDVEEMDWWDSVERKGVKFVFTPTQHFSGRGLTDRYETLWGSYAILGKSQKVYFGGDTGYYTHFKEIGKKFDGFDVAILPIGAFEPRWFMSSVHVDPEQSVRAFADLRAKFMVPMHYMTFVLSDEKLDSPVPLARKAFEDLKLAVERLVPLKIGESRFF; translated from the coding sequence ATGACCAAACCTCACCATACAAAGTCCGGGTTCCGCAATCTCAACCCGGACTTCGAAGATCATGGCTTAACGGATGTTCTGAAATGGGTCAGCGGTCGTTGGTCGGGGGAACATAGTCTGGAACCAGAAGATTATCCCCCTTTTCCCGTGGTTTCCAATGATGGAAAAGTTTTAAGAGAAAACGATTCAAAATTGTCGGTAACTTGGATCGGGCATGCGACAACTCTTGTTCAAATAGACGGTGTCAATATTCTCACTGATCCTATTTGGAGTGACCGTTGTTCGCCCGTTAGTTTTGCCGGCCCGAAACGTTACACACCTCCCGGTTTGAGATTGGAAGATCTACCCCGCATTGACGTTGTTATACTGTCGCACAACCATTATGATCATACCGATCTTTCCAGTTTGAAACTTTTGGAAGAAAAACACCATCCTAAGTTTCTAGCTGGCCTTGGCAATAAACCACTTTTAAAAGGCATAGGCCTTTCGGATGTGGAAGAAATGGATTGGTGGGATTCCGTAGAAAGGAAGGGGGTTAAATTTGTTTTTACCCCGACTCAACACTTTAGCGGAAGGGGACTTACCGATAGATACGAAACTCTTTGGGGAAGTTATGCGATACTAGGCAAAAGCCAAAAAGTATATTTCGGAGGAGATACCGGCTATTATACTCACTTTAAAGAGATAGGGAAAAAGTTCGACGGATTTGATGTAGCCATTCTGCCCATAGGTGCATTTGAACCCAGATGGTTTATGTCATCGGTTCATGTCGATCCGGAACAGTCCGTCCGGGCTTTTGCGGACTTACGCGCAAAATTTATGGTTCCCATGCATTATATGACCTTCGTTTTGAGTGATGAAAAGTTGGATTCTCCGGTTCCTCTTGCCAGAAAGGCGTTTGAAGATCTGAAATTGGCCGTGGAAAGACTTGTTCCTCTAAAAATAGGAGAATCTCGGTTTTTTTAG
- a CDS encoding YdcF family protein: MNSFFFLFSKILAIFLYPLPLFFIFSFLFLFVLKGFRQKIGFFLLICFLGIFSTSFLANHLIRSLEKPYLPVAIESLPKSDVVIVLGGMIQTISSVKERPELTDSADRLLDAVRIYKAKKAKKILFTGGSGLLFADKYREADLANKILLDLGVPKEDILLERESKNTYENAVESAKILNAHGFKDIILVTSAFHFRRAAGCFTKQGIVFYSYPTDYRSFSTDSNAFDLWVPSPGYLELSTLAIKEWVGVLIYELKGYL, encoded by the coding sequence ATGAATTCCTTTTTCTTTCTTTTTTCTAAAATCCTTGCGATCTTCCTTTATCCGCTTCCCTTGTTTTTCATTTTCTCTTTTCTATTTCTCTTTGTTTTGAAAGGGTTTCGACAAAAGATCGGCTTCTTTTTGTTGATTTGTTTCTTAGGGATATTTTCCACTTCTTTCCTAGCGAACCATTTGATCCGCTCTTTGGAAAAACCATATCTTCCTGTGGCAATCGAGTCTTTGCCAAAATCCGATGTAGTTATAGTTTTAGGAGGAATGATCCAAACGATTTCTTCCGTAAAAGAAAGACCCGAACTCACCGATTCCGCCGATCGTTTGTTAGATGCTGTGCGAATTTACAAAGCGAAGAAGGCAAAAAAAATTCTATTCACCGGCGGATCGGGTTTACTCTTTGCTGACAAATACAGAGAAGCGGACTTAGCAAACAAGATTCTATTGGATTTGGGTGTTCCCAAAGAAGATATTCTTTTGGAACGAGAGTCCAAAAACACTTACGAAAATGCAGTGGAATCAGCGAAAATTCTGAATGCGCACGGATTTAAAGATATCATCCTTGTGACCTCGGCTTTTCATTTCCGGAGGGCTGCTGGTTGTTTTACCAAACAGGGAATTGTTTTCTATTCTTACCCGACAGATTACCGCTCCTTTTCCACGGATTCGAATGCTTTCGATTTATGGGTCCCTTCTCCCGGTTATTTGGAATTATCCACACTTGCTATCAAAGAATGGGTGGGAGTCCTCATTTATGAGCTGAAAGGGTATCTGTAG
- a CDS encoding cytochrome c maturation protein CcmE: MNKKFITLLVLIGLSLSGIAFFSSKETSFLLLDASELAANQAHYHDQNLRVRGFVKAGSLIREGKKAKFTLELNDLTVPVYFTGATLLPDAFKEGARARVDGKLDKGVLVATHVEAKCASKYEAGYAEEK, encoded by the coding sequence ATGAATAAAAAATTTATCACACTCCTTGTCCTCATCGGCCTCTCCCTTTCCGGTATCGCTTTTTTCTCCTCCAAGGAGACTTCTTTTCTCCTTTTGGATGCGTCCGAACTTGCGGCAAACCAAGCTCACTACCATGACCAAAATCTGCGGGTACGCGGGTTTGTAAAAGCCGGGAGCCTTATCCGGGAAGGCAAAAAGGCAAAATTCACATTGGAACTGAATGACTTAACGGTTCCGGTTTATTTTACGGGTGCGACCCTACTACCGGATGCATTCAAAGAAGGTGCGCGGGCAAGAGTCGATGGGAAACTCGATAAAGGAGTGTTAGTTGCAACTCATGTGGAAGCAAAATGTGCTTCCAAATATGAAGCAGGTTATGCGGAAGAAAAATGA
- a CDS encoding heme lyase CcmF/NrfE family subunit: MNNLGTILLASSLAILFFSLIQTAYGIYKKDRKATELGRLALMTNPAIIILTFLVLLTQLVRSDYSNYYVVMHSSEHLPLFYKMTAIWSGSSGSLLFWNLILNVFTFIVLWQTRKSIQDRIPVMNLILAVLSGFFSFLAVFYADAQPFREFQPEAAAGRGLNPLLQHWAMIIHPPILYIGYVSISIPFAIAMSALVSGQLSEDWMKFIRKWTLFSWFFLGTGILLGSKWAYEELGWGGYWAWDPVENASLMPWLLTSAFVHSVVIQERRGMLKFWNMILVILAFHFSLLGTWITRSGVLEGPHSFSKSTIGTPFICYIIASFVFFTGFVLYRRKDLEPERNLEAITSKEGSFLLNNFLLVLSTAAILLGVFSPLLYGKEFKAPWFNSWGVPAGIFLLLLMGSAPLLAWRKGAGSVFLATLFKPFLVGLLGAGLYILFYSQNFTRGDSEYGDLLSEVYSVLTVGIGIFTIAGIFQEYYRGIKARKEQNPEESYFSSAFNLLIKNKRRYGGYLVHFALVLIFIGYAGNAFKQNTSVKFYYQLSPPTSPEVVYTSIDKSVISGYQIEASTLKIKPVMVSDNDDKPNIQNVIVSQEGTFSIYRGTTKEADLVTERRFYPQISHLTGDFETHIPTSEPAILSLPKEDFYIQLGAIEKADMSSENPDLPLMFMNYYFTGSTQNEKLALYLQFPKEIVANLEIWINPLVKLIWIGSLLYFLTGIFLLLPIGERKPAKKETVT; encoded by the coding sequence ATGAACAATCTAGGAACCATTCTTCTTGCATCTTCCCTCGCTATTTTATTCTTTTCACTGATTCAAACCGCTTACGGAATTTATAAAAAAGACCGCAAAGCCACGGAACTCGGCCGTTTGGCCCTGATGACAAATCCGGCCATCATCATCCTTACCTTTCTCGTATTATTAACGCAGCTCGTAAGGTCCGACTATAGCAATTATTATGTGGTGATGCATTCCAGCGAACACCTTCCGTTATTCTATAAAATGACCGCCATCTGGTCGGGATCTTCCGGATCGCTTTTGTTTTGGAACCTGATCCTGAACGTATTCACCTTTATCGTGTTATGGCAAACCAGAAAATCCATCCAAGATAGAATTCCCGTGATGAATCTGATACTCGCCGTTCTTTCTGGATTCTTTTCTTTCTTAGCTGTATTTTACGCCGATGCGCAACCTTTCCGCGAATTCCAACCGGAAGCCGCCGCAGGAAGAGGACTCAATCCTCTTTTGCAACATTGGGCGATGATCATTCACCCTCCCATACTTTACATCGGTTATGTGAGTATTTCGATCCCTTTTGCGATCGCCATGTCTGCTCTCGTATCAGGCCAGCTTTCGGAAGATTGGATGAAGTTCATTCGCAAATGGACTTTGTTCTCCTGGTTTTTTTTGGGAACCGGAATTCTTTTAGGATCAAAGTGGGCCTATGAAGAGTTAGGTTGGGGTGGTTATTGGGCCTGGGACCCGGTAGAAAACGCATCTCTTATGCCTTGGCTTTTGACAAGTGCCTTCGTTCATTCCGTAGTGATTCAGGAAAGAAGAGGCATGCTTAAGTTTTGGAATATGATTCTGGTGATCCTGGCATTTCATTTCAGTTTGCTCGGTACTTGGATCACCCGTTCGGGTGTTTTGGAAGGACCTCATAGTTTTTCGAAATCCACAATCGGAACACCTTTCATTTGTTATATTATTGCAAGTTTTGTCTTTTTTACGGGCTTCGTTCTCTACAGAAGAAAAGACCTGGAACCGGAAAGAAATCTGGAAGCAATCACTTCGAAAGAAGGTAGTTTCCTACTGAATAACTTTTTACTCGTTCTTTCCACGGCAGCCATTCTACTAGGAGTGTTTTCTCCACTTCTCTATGGAAAAGAATTCAAAGCTCCTTGGTTCAATTCTTGGGGCGTTCCTGCGGGGATTTTTCTATTACTCCTTATGGGTTCGGCTCCCTTACTCGCTTGGAGGAAAGGGGCAGGTTCGGTATTTTTGGCGACTTTGTTCAAACCGTTCCTGGTAGGACTGTTAGGTGCAGGCCTTTACATTCTATTCTACTCACAAAACTTCACACGGGGAGATTCGGAATACGGAGATCTTTTGAGTGAAGTTTATTCCGTTTTGACCGTCGGAATAGGGATCTTTACAATTGCAGGAATTTTTCAGGAATACTACCGAGGGATCAAAGCCCGTAAAGAACAAAACCCGGAAGAATCCTACTTCTCCAGCGCATTCAACCTTCTGATTAAAAACAAACGCCGGTATGGCGGTTACCTGGTTCATTTCGCGCTGGTTCTCATTTTTATCGGTTATGCGGGAAATGCATTTAAACAGAACACTTCCGTCAAATTTTATTACCAACTCTCCCCTCCTACTTCTCCGGAAGTGGTTTATACTTCCATCGACAAAAGCGTAATCTCCGGTTATCAAATCGAAGCTTCCACTTTAAAAATCAAACCCGTCATGGTTTCCGATAACGACGATAAACCGAACATTCAAAATGTAATCGTATCGCAAGAAGGAACATTCAGTATTTATCGAGGCACGACGAAGGAAGCCGATCTTGTTACGGAAAGAAGGTTTTATCCCCAGATCTCTCACCTAACAGGAGATTTCGAAACACATATCCCGACAAGCGAACCCGCGATTCTTTCTCTTCCCAAGGAAGATTTTTACATCCAATTGGGTGCTATTGAAAAAGCGGATATGAGTTCCGAAAACCCGGATCTGCCTCTTATGTTTATGAATTATTATTTCACGGGCTCCACTCAAAATGAAAAACTCGCGCTCTATCTTCAATTCCCGAAAGAGATCGTTGCCAATCTGGAAATTTGGATCAACCCTCTTGTCAAATTGATTTGGATCGGATCTCTACTTTATTTCCTTACCGGAATTTTTCTTCTGCTACCCATAGGAGAAAGAAAACCCGCAAAAAAGGAAACGGTAACATAG
- a CDS encoding cytochrome c-type biogenesis protein CcmH, translating to MAQKTTTNLKDPAQIKSFHEATERIRCICLPSLPIQACSFNMCSASSYLKSFIENRIREGMSSDEIVNKMQNGFGEGILTDSVVKHFVESGNQGMVDSLVYGFGPKILATPDSTWINFTLFGLGVLGLGLIYLYFTKFKPNLKKETPSGKADLTTDEINRKIKNWENSEG from the coding sequence ATGGCACAAAAAACCACTACTAACCTCAAAGATCCCGCCCAAATCAAATCCTTTCACGAAGCTACGGAACGGATCCGATGTATTTGTCTGCCAAGTCTTCCTATCCAAGCTTGTTCGTTTAACATGTGTTCTGCGTCAAGCTACTTAAAATCCTTTATTGAAAACCGAATTCGGGAAGGAATGAGTTCCGACGAAATCGTAAATAAAATGCAAAACGGATTTGGAGAAGGAATTCTGACTGACTCCGTGGTAAAACATTTTGTGGAAAGCGGAAACCAAGGCATGGTGGATTCCCTTGTCTATGGATTCGGCCCGAAGATTCTAGCGACTCCCGATAGCACTTGGATCAATTTCACATTATTCGGATTAGGTGTTCTGGGACTTGGTTTGATTTATCTGTATTTCACTAAATTCAAGCCCAATCTAAAGAAAGAAACGCCTTCCGGGAAGGCAGATTTAACCACCGATGAAATCAATCGAAAGATAAAGAATTGGGAGAATTCAGAGGGGTAG
- a CDS encoding aminotransferase class I/II-fold pyridoxal phosphate-dependent enzyme, giving the protein MYDHWKQIEEEMKSIRAKNLYRQCKVTDGIDFCSNDYLGLSKNRDIVHAFKEALDTDTVGSTAARLVRGHRQTMEDWENEFSSFVHSGASLTVANGFIANFGLIDTIADSRTIIFTDRLNHASILDGIRISGAIKKYYNHLDLDHLEEQLIKAASSEDSKSKKKIIVSESLFSMDGDKPNLQRLVFLKKKYNAILILDEAHSFGIFGKGGRGMAFADLNQEEIESIDYRIYTLGKSLGLEGGIIATTKLGREHLVNRMRSFIFSTASLPAIYTAALKSLSILRDMDEERIHLLHIADILRRNLLENGFSISPSVSHIVPILMESEEQALCYSEELKKKGLDVRAIRPPTVPTPRLRVSLNATIREEDIQNLVSSLIQIRAGKKANV; this is encoded by the coding sequence ATGTACGATCATTGGAAACAAATCGAAGAGGAAATGAAATCGATTCGCGCGAAGAACCTTTACAGGCAATGTAAGGTAACTGATGGAATTGATTTTTGCTCCAATGACTACTTGGGATTATCCAAAAATAGGGATATTGTCCATGCCTTTAAAGAGGCTCTGGATACGGATACTGTCGGCTCTACGGCAGCTCGTTTGGTGCGTGGTCATAGGCAAACGATGGAAGATTGGGAAAATGAATTTTCTTCCTTTGTGCATTCCGGAGCAAGTCTAACAGTCGCAAACGGCTTTATTGCAAACTTCGGATTGATCGATACGATTGCGGATTCTCGCACTATTATTTTTACGGATCGTTTGAATCATGCATCCATTTTGGATGGGATTCGCATCTCCGGCGCCATCAAAAAATATTACAACCATTTGGACTTGGATCATCTGGAAGAACAATTGATAAAAGCTGCTTCTTCGGAAGATTCCAAATCAAAAAAAAAGATCATTGTATCGGAATCTCTTTTCAGTATGGATGGGGACAAACCAAACTTACAAAGGTTAGTTTTTCTGAAGAAAAAATACAATGCGATTCTGATTTTAGATGAAGCACATTCGTTCGGGATTTTCGGTAAGGGCGGCCGGGGAATGGCATTCGCTGATTTGAATCAGGAAGAAATCGAATCCATTGATTATCGAATCTATACCTTGGGGAAATCTTTGGGTTTGGAAGGCGGGATCATTGCTACTACGAAACTCGGCCGGGAACATCTCGTGAATCGTATGAGATCTTTTATATTCAGCACCGCTTCGTTGCCGGCTATTTACACGGCTGCTTTGAAATCTTTGAGTATATTGCGCGATATGGACGAGGAAAGGATTCATTTGCTTCATATAGCAGATATTTTGCGAAGAAATCTTTTAGAGAACGGATTCAGTATTTCTCCTTCCGTCTCGCATATTGTTCCGATCTTAATGGAATCCGAGGAACAGGCATTATGCTATTCCGAGGAATTGAAGAAAAAGGGGTTGGATGTTCGTGCAATCCGCCCTCCTACCGTGCCTACGCCTAGACTGAGGGTGAGTTTAAATGCCACCATTCGGGAGGAGGACATTCAAAATTTAGTAAGCAGTTTGATTCAGATTCGGGCAGGCAAAAAGGCGAATGTTTAG
- a CDS encoding SIR2 family NAD-dependent protein deacylase — MKNAKKISAITGAGISSESGIPTFRGEGGLWKNYRAEDLATPEAFAKNPDLVWEWYDWRRGICAEASPNPGHLTLAKWENLVPHFTLITQNVDGLHSRAGSRNLYQIHGNIFTARCLGCGNLTDIDPKKQREDSCSICHSKLRPHILWFGETYESGLLESCFETTSSSDLILIIGTSANVSVPASMAKEGIRNGALSIEINPERTSLSDLVDYSLQGKSGEILPKLLDEIYK; from the coding sequence ATGAAAAATGCAAAAAAAATCTCTGCCATCACAGGCGCAGGTATTTCGAGCGAAAGCGGGATCCCTACATTCCGAGGAGAAGGCGGATTGTGGAAAAATTACAGAGCGGAAGACTTGGCAACACCGGAAGCATTTGCCAAAAATCCCGATCTGGTTTGGGAATGGTACGACTGGAGAAGAGGGATTTGTGCGGAAGCTTCACCGAACCCGGGGCATTTAACACTTGCAAAATGGGAGAATCTCGTCCCCCATTTTACCCTGATTACTCAGAATGTGGACGGATTGCACTCCCGGGCCGGGTCTAGGAATTTATATCAAATCCATGGAAATATATTCACTGCAAGATGTCTTGGCTGTGGAAATCTAACAGACATCGATCCGAAAAAACAAAGGGAAGATTCCTGTTCCATTTGCCATTCCAAACTTAGACCGCATATACTTTGGTTTGGCGAAACTTACGAATCAGGTTTACTCGAATCCTGCTTTGAAACAACTTCTTCTTCCGATTTGATATTGATCATCGGAACGAGTGCCAATGTCTCCGTTCCGGCAAGCATGGCAAAGGAAGGAATCCGCAATGGTGCTCTCAGCATAGAAATCAATCCGGAAAGGACTTCATTATCCGATTTGGTCGATTATTCATTACAAGGGAAATCGGGGGAAATTTTACCAAAATTACTGGATGAAATTTATAAATAG
- a CDS encoding DMT family protein: protein MITVLLLFLSNIFMTFAWYGHLKYAKSNGVFYVILFSWGIAFFEYMLMVPANRIGYTQYRLEGFQLKILQEIITIVVFICFATFVLGEKIKWNYIISFGLIVLAGYFAFAFGKGSQGH, encoded by the coding sequence ATGATTACGGTTCTACTCTTATTTTTATCGAATATTTTTATGACATTCGCCTGGTACGGCCACCTAAAGTATGCTAAGTCCAACGGAGTATTTTATGTGATCCTATTTTCCTGGGGAATCGCTTTTTTCGAATATATGCTGATGGTCCCTGCAAACAGAATCGGTTACACTCAATACAGACTGGAAGGTTTTCAATTGAAAATCCTACAGGAGATCATAACCATCGTCGTATTTATTTGTTTTGCGACATTCGTACTCGGGGAAAAAATAAAATGGAATTATATAATCAGCTTCGGACTGATCGTGCTTGCAGGTTATTTTGCATTCGCATTTGGAAAAGGATCACAGGGACATTAG
- a CDS encoding phosphopantothenoylcysteine decarboxylase: MNSKYKKIIVTSGPTREWIDPVRYISNASSGKMGFHIAKAFISHNIDVVYIHGNTLEKYAYVDRAKKIISVETTIQLRDAVLEEMEEDTLLVMAAAPADFRPIMTAEHKIKKDNREGAKKGLLLELEENPDILQQVSAFVKEKGWKNAVRIGFAAETRDLEKYAKEKLEKKGIDWIIGNYVSQTEGFGEKDSSVRIYNRSGVVKEIGPSSKETIAKELVQFLMSL; the protein is encoded by the coding sequence ATGAATTCCAAATACAAAAAAATCATCGTCACATCCGGCCCGACCAGAGAGTGGATTGATCCGGTCCGTTATATCTCGAATGCCTCTTCCGGAAAAATGGGCTTCCATATTGCAAAAGCCTTCATTTCACATAATATTGATGTGGTGTATATTCATGGAAATACATTGGAAAAGTATGCTTATGTGGATCGCGCAAAGAAAATCATTTCGGTCGAAACTACGATTCAATTAAGAGACGCGGTGCTTGAGGAAATGGAAGAGGACACTCTTCTCGTTATGGCGGCCGCTCCTGCCGATTTTCGTCCGATCATGACCGCAGAACATAAGATAAAGAAAGACAATAGGGAAGGTGCCAAAAAAGGATTGCTTCTGGAACTGGAGGAAAATCCCGATATCTTGCAACAAGTGTCCGCCTTTGTGAAAGAGAAGGGTTGGAAAAACGCAGTTCGCATCGGGTTTGCCGCAGAAACAAGAGATCTTGAAAAATACGCCAAAGAAAAATTGGAAAAAAAAGGAATCGACTGGATCATAGGAAACTATGTCAGCCAAACGGAAGGATTTGGTGAAAAAGACTCATCTGTTCGCATATACAACCGTTCCGGGGTAGTGAAGGAAATCGGACCTTCATCAAAAGAAACAATCGCAAAAGAATTGGTTCAGTTCCTAATGTCCCTGTGA